A part of Gemmatimonadales bacterium genomic DNA contains:
- a CDS encoding alpha/beta fold hydrolase, with the protein MRDAEVEFVVVPDDCDAAGSISHAALLRLFERARWDQFARGPGVDVFGRHGFAPVVRRNVLDCHAPVRAGDVVRFGQTLTHLGRTSFTIRQHARRAADDGAIATAEFVFVCVDRQGLPQPVPDEVARFFNARPSAEMLDRLTVNGVSLAVEIRGSGPALVFVHGFPLDRTIFRHQIDSLTGFRRIAPDLRGMGQSDAPDLGYSMATYADDLAALIDALGEDRVVLIGHSMGGYIAFEFLRRYRSHVGGLVLMDTRPEADSAEGRKARDQLVTRVRDQGALAAAEAMLPRFFTPSVPPEIIQLVRDMIVRTPVSGIVGALTSMRDRPDSTPLLSTLVGVPTLVMVGDEDVITPPAISQAMTGAIPDARLVEVPGAGHLPCVEQPVPTTRGILKFLQTLR; encoded by the coding sequence ATGCGCGATGCCGAAGTCGAGTTCGTCGTGGTTCCCGACGATTGTGATGCGGCTGGCTCGATCAGCCACGCCGCCTTGCTGCGGCTGTTCGAGCGAGCCCGGTGGGATCAGTTTGCGCGTGGGCCAGGGGTGGACGTTTTTGGTCGACATGGGTTTGCGCCGGTGGTTCGCCGCAATGTGCTCGACTGCCATGCTCCGGTTCGGGCCGGGGATGTGGTGCGCTTCGGCCAGACCCTGACCCACCTCGGGCGCACCAGCTTTACAATCCGGCAGCACGCGCGGCGGGCCGCCGACGACGGTGCGATTGCGACGGCGGAGTTCGTCTTTGTTTGTGTGGATCGTCAGGGCCTGCCGCAGCCGGTTCCTGACGAGGTCGCCAGATTCTTCAACGCCCGCCCGAGCGCCGAGATGCTTGATCGTCTGACCGTCAACGGAGTCAGTCTGGCCGTCGAGATTCGAGGCTCAGGTCCGGCGCTCGTCTTCGTACACGGCTTTCCGCTCGACCGAACCATCTTCCGCCATCAGATCGATTCGCTGACCGGGTTTCGCCGGATCGCGCCCGATCTGCGCGGCATGGGCCAGTCGGATGCGCCCGACCTGGGCTATTCGATGGCGACCTACGCCGATGATCTTGCCGCATTGATCGATGCGCTGGGCGAGGATCGGGTGGTTCTGATCGGGCACTCGATGGGCGGCTACATCGCCTTCGAGTTTCTGCGGAGATACCGGAGCCACGTTGGCGGTCTGGTGCTGATGGACACCCGACCCGAGGCCGACAGCGCCGAGGGACGCAAGGCGCGCGACCAGCTGGTGACCCGGGTCCGGGATCAGGGAGCGCTCGCCGCCGCTGAGGCGATGTTGCCGCGCTTCTTCACGCCGAGCGTGCCGCCGGAGATCATCCAGTTGGTGCGCGACATGATCGTTCGGACCCCGGTGTCCGGCATCGTGGGTGCGCTGACCTCGATGCGCGATCGTCCCGACAGCACTCCGCTGCTCTCGACGCTGGTCGGGGTGCCGACCCTGGTCATGGTGGGCGATGAGGATGTGATCACGCCACCCGCCATCTCGCAGGCCATGACGGGGGCGATTCCCGATGCGCGGCTGGTGGAAGTGCCCGGCGCCGGTCATCTGCCATGCGTCGAGCAGCCGGTACCGACGACGCGCGGGATCCTCAAGTTTCTACAAACGCTGCGCTGA
- the sufB gene encoding Fe-S cluster assembly protein SufB, whose translation MSDSVETLVNREYKWGFVTDIEADSLPPGLSEDVVRFISEKKGEPAFLLEWRLKAYRSWLKMTEPHWPNVKYAPIDYQSIVYYSAPKTQKPLGSLDEVDPKLLETYTKLGIPLTEQKILSGVAVDAVFDSVSVGTSYKKQLGEMGIIFCSFSEAVREHPELIQRYLGSVVPASDNFFAALNSAVFSDGSFVYVPKGVRCPMDLSTYFRINAQNTGQFERTLIIADEGSTVSYLEGCTAPKRDENQLHAAVVELVALEGATIKYSTVQNWYAGDDEGKGGIFNFVTKRGKCAGARSKISWTQVETGSAITWKYPSVILQGDESIGEFYSVAVANGRQQADTGTKMIHIGRDTKSTIVSKGISAGQGQNSYRGQVKIMPRAHRARNYTQCDSMLIGNRCGAHTFPYIDVQNRSAALEHEASTSKIGEDQIFYLKQRGLNTEHAISVVVNGFCKEVFRELPMEFAVEAQKLLGISLEGSVG comes from the coding sequence ATGAGCGATTCAGTCGAAACGCTGGTCAACCGCGAGTATAAATGGGGCTTCGTTACGGACATCGAAGCGGATTCGCTTCCGCCGGGACTGTCCGAAGACGTTGTGCGCTTCATTTCAGAAAAGAAGGGCGAGCCGGCGTTTCTGCTCGAATGGCGGCTCAAGGCGTATCGCAGCTGGCTCAAGATGACCGAGCCACACTGGCCCAACGTCAAATACGCGCCGATCGACTACCAGTCGATCGTCTATTACTCCGCACCGAAGACCCAGAAGCCGCTCGGCAGTCTCGACGAAGTCGATCCCAAACTGCTCGAGACCTATACCAAGCTGGGCATTCCGCTGACCGAGCAGAAGATCCTCTCCGGTGTCGCGGTCGACGCCGTCTTCGACAGCGTCTCGGTCGGGACGAGCTACAAGAAGCAGCTGGGCGAGATGGGCATCATCTTCTGCTCCTTCTCCGAGGCGGTGCGTGAGCACCCCGAGCTGATTCAGCGCTACCTGGGATCGGTGGTTCCCGCCAGCGACAATTTCTTTGCGGCGCTCAATTCCGCGGTCTTCAGCGACGGCTCCTTCGTGTATGTGCCGAAGGGCGTGCGCTGTCCGATGGATCTGTCGACCTACTTCCGGATCAATGCCCAGAACACCGGGCAGTTCGAGCGGACCCTCATCATTGCGGATGAAGGCTCGACGGTGAGCTATCTCGAAGGATGTACCGCCCCCAAGCGCGACGAAAACCAGCTGCATGCCGCCGTCGTCGAGCTGGTGGCCCTGGAAGGGGCAACCATCAAGTACTCGACGGTGCAGAACTGGTACGCCGGCGACGACGAGGGCAAGGGCGGGATCTTCAATTTCGTGACCAAGCGCGGCAAGTGCGCCGGCGCCCGCTCCAAGATCTCCTGGACCCAGGTCGAGACCGGATCCGCCATTACCTGGAAGTACCCCAGCGTCATCCTGCAGGGCGACGAATCGATCGGCGAGTTCTACTCGGTGGCCGTGGCCAACGGACGGCAGCAGGCCGACACCGGCACCAAGATGATCCATATTGGCCGGGACACGAAGAGCACCATCGTGTCCAAGGGCATTTCAGCGGGCCAGGGTCAGAACAGCTACCGCGGTCAGGTCAAAATCATGCCGCGGGCGCATCGCGCGCGGAACTACACCCAGTGCGACTCGATGCTGATCGGGAACCGGTGCGGGGCCCACACCTTCCCATATATCGATGTGCAGAACCGCTCGGCCGCACTGGAGCACGAAGCGTCGACCTCGAAGATCGGTGAGGATCAGATCTTCTACTTGAAGCAACGTGGTCTCAATACGGAGCACGCCATCTCGGTCGTCGTCAACGGCTTCTGTAAGGAGGTCTTCCGGGAGCTCCCGATGGAGTTCGCGGTCGAGGCGCAGAAGCTCCTGGGCATCAGTCTCGAAGGCAGCGTTGGATAA
- a CDS encoding ferredoxin family protein: MAYVITEACIGVKDRACVDVCPVDCIYEGADQLYIHPDECIDCGACEPECPVSAIYPEEEVPENLATYIAKNRDSFSSATPPGRPQR; encoded by the coding sequence GTGGCGTACGTAATCACGGAAGCATGCATCGGCGTCAAGGACAGGGCCTGCGTCGACGTATGCCCGGTCGACTGCATCTACGAAGGCGCCGACCAGCTCTACATCCACCCGGACGAATGCATCGACTGCGGTGCCTGTGAGCCGGAATGCCCGGTCAGCGCGATTTACCCGGAAGAAGAAGTGCCCGAGAACCTGGCCACATATATTGCCAAGAATCGGGATTCGTTTTCGAGTGCCACTCCCCCCGGTCGGCCGCAGCGCTAG
- a CDS encoding peptide deformylase, with translation MAVHRIRSLGDPVLRTKCEPVAKPGSAAVRMVIDDLRETLRDWQSRFATGRAIAAPQIGAPIRIVYVEMDRPWALVNPEIIDIGTEDFTVWDDCFSFPNLMVRVQRAYRIRVRYQDTKGATHEVELEGDRAELLQHEIDHLDGVLSIDRAHGADAFCLREEWSRWYTSNDRYGEPEPRHIQLAAPLL, from the coding sequence ATGGCCGTCCATCGAATTCGCAGCCTCGGAGACCCTGTCCTCCGGACCAAATGTGAACCCGTTGCCAAGCCGGGCTCGGCTGCGGTTCGAATGGTGATCGACGACCTGCGCGAGACCCTGCGAGACTGGCAGTCACGTTTTGCAACCGGCCGGGCCATTGCGGCCCCCCAGATTGGTGCCCCGATCCGAATCGTCTACGTCGAGATGGACCGGCCCTGGGCCCTCGTCAACCCCGAAATCATCGACATCGGCACCGAGGATTTCACGGTCTGGGACGACTGCTTTTCCTTTCCCAACCTGATGGTTCGGGTCCAACGCGCCTATCGGATCCGGGTCCGGTATCAGGACACCAAAGGCGCCACCCACGAGGTCGAGCTCGAGGGCGACCGGGCCGAGCTGTTGCAGCACGAGATCGACCACCTGGACGGCGTCCTCTCGATCGATCGCGCGCACGGAGCGGACGCCTTCTGCCTTCGCGAAGAGTGGAGCCGCTGGTACACCTCGAACGACCGGTATGGCGAACCGGAGCCACGGCATATCCAGCTCGCTGCTCCGCTGCTCTAG
- a CDS encoding dienelactone hydrolase family protein — MGTMVSYPANGHTTSGYLALPEGGTGPGLLVIQEWWGLVDHIKDLADRFARAGFVALAPDFYHGETTKSPDEAAKLFMAVNIDRVGADLHGSAAYLLSRAEVSSSRVGAVGFCMGGQLALFAGMQYPQSIGAVVDFYGIHPKVTIDPARVTVPVLGHFGKRDGSIPAATVEGLADGVRKAGGTFEVHWYDADHAFINDTRPAVYHRPSAEQAWDRTLQFFQRHLT; from the coding sequence ATGGGCACCATGGTGAGCTACCCGGCCAACGGGCACACGACCTCAGGTTATCTGGCGCTTCCGGAAGGGGGAACCGGCCCAGGACTGCTGGTCATTCAAGAGTGGTGGGGACTCGTCGACCACATCAAGGACCTGGCCGACCGCTTTGCTCGGGCCGGTTTCGTTGCGCTCGCCCCGGATTTCTACCATGGGGAGACAACCAAAAGTCCCGACGAGGCTGCCAAGCTCTTCATGGCAGTCAACATCGACCGCGTCGGCGCCGACCTCCATGGCTCGGCTGCGTACCTGCTGAGTCGCGCCGAGGTGAGCTCATCACGAGTGGGCGCGGTCGGGTTCTGCATGGGCGGCCAGCTCGCCCTCTTTGCGGGAATGCAGTATCCCCAGTCGATTGGTGCCGTGGTCGATTTCTACGGCATCCATCCGAAGGTCACGATCGACCCTGCTCGGGTTACCGTTCCTGTCTTGGGACATTTCGGCAAGCGCGACGGTTCGATTCCCGCAGCGACGGTTGAAGGCCTGGCCGACGGCGTCCGCAAAGCGGGCGGCACCTTCGAAGTGCATTGGTACGACGCCGATCACGCCTTCATCAACGACACCCGCCCCGCCGTATATCACCGGCCGAGCGCAGAGCAGGCGTGGGACCGGACTTTGCAGTTCTTCCAGCGGCACTTGACCTAA